One part of the Rutidosis leptorrhynchoides isolate AG116_Rl617_1_P2 chromosome 1, CSIRO_AGI_Rlap_v1, whole genome shotgun sequence genome encodes these proteins:
- the LOC139885656 gene encoding protein AUXIN RESPONSE 4, protein MAIITQEPYSPTPPPINPKPKHKPSNPTPNPFTFWFYFTISISIVTLIFITISSFSTQQDPKTWFLTLPTNLRHHYSNGRTIKVQTTPNSDSIEVFTIQDGPFDSSQNVLLVHGYACSSFIFSKVVNFLGNKGVRTVALDLPGSGFSDKFETVTEEKEVTGFGRVLEMYNEIKEKGIFWGFDQLVEQGYVNYDYPENEIRMSKVTSLKPIELGPEEMGRVLRQVIDTMGLAPVDLIFHDSAFNLGANWVSKNLGVIRSVTLLDSTSNRPSFPVSSLKFPVIREIVTGSGFVFRKVFENCCSKKGGVLDAESHRLLLKGKDGTKSVVGLGNKMNASFDIAEWAKLDGVKNLPMQVIWSEERIEQGREIANELLQATFVTHSGGRWPQEDTADELAERIYEFVSRLPKPVKVTKKKEPVPDHIREMLDEATANVHHPGFGGHDHGHGHDHGQEVGYPSGYGLGHEFS, encoded by the exons ATGGCTATTATCACCCAAGAACCATACTCACCAACCCCCCCTCCAATCAACCCCAAACCCAAACACAAACCATCAAACCCAACCCCAAACCCTTTCACTTTCTGGTTTTACTTCACCATCTCAATTTCTATCGTAACCCTAATATTCATCACCATTTCTTCTTTTTCCACCCAACAAGACCCCAAAACATGGTTCCTTACACTACCCACAAATCTCAGACACCACTACTCTAATGGCAGAACAATTAAAGTTCAAACAACCCCTAACAGTGATTCAATTGAAGTGTTCACAATCCAAGATGGCCCATTCGATTCATCACAGAATGTTCTTCTTGTACATGGGTATGCTTGTAGTTCATTTATTTTCAGTAAAGTTGTTAACTTTTTAGGAAACAAAGGTGTCCGTACCGTTGCTTTAGACCTTCCTGGTTCTGGGTTCTCAGATAAGTTCGAAACCGTGACTGAAGAGAAGGAGGTAACGGGTTTTGGTAGGGTTTTAGAGATGTATAATGAAATTAAGGAAAAGGGTATTTTTTGGGGGTTTGATCAGTTAGTTGAGCAAGGGTATGTGAATTATGattatccagaaaatgagattcgtaTGTCGAAAGTAACGAGTTTGAAACCGATTGAATTAGGTCCTGAAGAGATGGGTAGGGTTTTGAGACAAGTGATTGATACAATGGGTTTAGCTCCTGTTGATTTGATTTTTCATGATTCAGCATTTAATTTAGGTGCTAATTGGGTGTCTAAAAATTTAGGAGTTATAAGAAGTGTAACACTTTTAGATAGTACATCGAATCGACCCTCTTTTCCTGTATCGTCCTTGAAATTTCCGGTGATTAGAGAGATTGTTACGGGTTCTGGATTTGTTTTTAGAAAGGTTTTCGAAAATTGTTGTTCAAAAAAAGGTGGTGTGTTAGATGCAGAGAGTCATAGACTTCTTTTGAAGGGTAAAGATGGAACGAAATCGGTTGTTGGACTGGGAAATAAAATGAATGCTAGTTTCGATATTGCGGAATGGGCTAAACTTGATGGTGTTAAAAATTTACCGATGCAAGTGATTTGGTCTGAAGAGCGGATTGAACAGGGGCGAGAAATTGCCAACGAGCTTCTGCAAGCGACATTTGTCACACATTCTGGTGGTCGCTGGCCGCAG GAAGATACAGCTGATGAGCTGGCTGAACGCATTTATGAGTTTGTCTCCAGATTACCAAAACCAGTCAAAGTCACCAAGAAAAAAGAGCCTGTACCGGACCACATTCGTGAAATGCTGGATGAAGCGACAGCCAATGTTCACCACCCTGGTTTTGGTGGTCATGACCATGGTCATGGTCATGATCATGGTCAGGAAGTTGGATACCCAAGTGGTTATGGACTTGGCCATGAATTCAGTTGA